Proteins encoded together in one Spirochaeta isovalerica window:
- the prfA gene encoding peptide chain release factor 1 translates to MLDKMEKLHHRYSEVEKMISDPAVISDQKRYKELMMEYSNLKDIDDAYLEYKKMIEELADAREMIAEESDPEMKEMAKEEIKELESSVESMEARIKLLLVPKDPLDGKNIIMEIRAGTGGDEAALFAADLYRMYSRYSESKGWKIEVMSSSEIELGGFKEIVFSINGKGVYGDLRYESGGHRVQRIPITESGGRIQTSAATVAVLPEAEETDIEIKNEDLKIDVFRSSGPGGQSVNTTDSAVRITHLPTGLVVSQQDEKSQIKNKAKALRVLRSRLLEMEEQKKNAERAADRKSQVGSGDRSERIRTYNFPQGRCTDHRINLTLYKLDTIMQGNIGEIIDALKMSAQEEALQKGE, encoded by the coding sequence ATGCTGGATAAAATGGAAAAACTGCACCACCGCTATAGCGAAGTGGAAAAAATGATATCCGACCCCGCTGTCATCAGCGATCAGAAACGCTATAAAGAGCTGATGATGGAGTACTCCAACCTCAAAGATATCGATGATGCCTATCTGGAATATAAGAAGATGATAGAAGAGCTGGCCGATGCCAGGGAAATGATCGCCGAAGAGTCCGATCCGGAGATGAAGGAGATGGCTAAAGAGGAGATCAAGGAACTGGAGAGTTCGGTTGAATCCATGGAGGCCAGGATCAAACTTCTCCTCGTCCCCAAAGATCCGCTCGACGGCAAAAACATCATTATGGAAATCCGCGCAGGAACCGGCGGGGATGAGGCGGCACTTTTTGCGGCGGACCTCTACCGTATGTACAGCCGTTATTCCGAATCCAAGGGATGGAAAATCGAAGTGATGAGCTCCAGCGAGATCGAGCTGGGCGGCTTCAAGGAAATAGTCTTCTCCATTAACGGAAAGGGCGTATACGGCGATCTCCGCTATGAGAGCGGCGGACACAGGGTACAGAGAATCCCCATTACCGAATCGGGCGGAAGAATTCAGACCTCCGCGGCCACAGTAGCAGTTTTGCCGGAAGCTGAAGAAACCGATATTGAAATAAAGAATGAAGATCTGAAAATCGATGTGTTCCGGTCCTCCGGTCCGGGCGGCCAGAGTGTAAACACGACGGACTCCGCTGTGAGGATTACCCACCTTCCTACGGGACTGGTCGTCTCCCAGCAGGATGAGAAGTCTCAGATAAAAAACAAAGCGAAAGCTCTCCGGGTGCTCCGTTCCAGACTTCTGGAGATGGAGGAGCAGAAAAAGAATGCCGAAAGGGCTGCCGACAGAAAGAGCCAGGTCGGTTCCGGTGACCGATCCGAGAGAATCAGGACATACAACTTCCCACAGGGGCGCTGTACCGACCACAGGATAAACCTGACTCTCTACAAACTGGATACAATTATGCAGGGGAACATCGGAGAGATCATCGATGCCCTGAAGATGAGCGCTCAGGAAGAAGCGCTGCAAAAGGGTGAATGA
- the prmC gene encoding peptide chain release factor N(5)-glutamine methyltransferase encodes MTVREVLNEGSGRLSEAAIDTARLDSSLILCHCLNITREKLFASLPDDVPDEALKMFGKLIEMRLDHHPVAYLTGTKEFFGLPFHVEEGVLCPRPDTELLVETVLSLTEKDKALKDVLDMCTGTGCIAVSLKNSDSSLNVSASDISPVAEKVFSINNCTLADGSINFTKSSLFEKIEGTFDIIVTNPPYLTTGETEERMEEGWKEPALALDGGNDGLDLIRIIIGEAPDYLNEGGYLLIEAHPAQMESMKVCMESEGFRDIAVLKDLPGLDRVICGRKGPVNV; translated from the coding sequence ATGACAGTACGTGAAGTTCTGAATGAGGGCTCCGGCAGACTGAGTGAAGCGGCTATCGATACGGCCCGTCTCGACAGCTCGCTGATTCTATGCCACTGCCTGAATATAACGAGAGAGAAACTCTTTGCATCCCTTCCGGACGATGTTCCCGATGAGGCTCTGAAGATGTTCGGAAAACTCATAGAAATGCGTCTGGATCATCATCCTGTCGCTTATCTGACGGGAACCAAGGAGTTTTTCGGCCTACCTTTTCATGTGGAAGAGGGTGTTCTCTGCCCCCGCCCCGATACGGAACTGCTGGTGGAGACAGTTCTCTCCCTGACGGAAAAGGATAAAGCGCTGAAAGATGTACTCGATATGTGTACGGGAACCGGTTGTATTGCGGTTTCACTGAAAAATTCGGACAGTTCTCTGAATGTCAGCGCTTCCGATATTTCTCCTGTGGCTGAAAAGGTTTTTTCCATAAATAACTGTACATTGGCCGACGGGAGTATTAACTTTACAAAAAGCTCTCTTTTTGAAAAAATCGAGGGGACTTTTGATATAATTGTCACCAATCCTCCCTATCTCACCACCGGCGAGACGGAAGAGAGGATGGAAGAAGGCTGGAAGGAGCCCGCCCTCGCCCTCGACGGCGGGAACGACGGTCTCGATCTGATACGGATAATAATCGGGGAGGCACCCGATTACCTCAATGAGGGGGGATACTTGCTTATTGAAGCGCATCCCGCCCAGATGGAAAGCATGAAGGTCTGTATGGAGAGCGAAGGATTCAGAGATATCGCCGTACTGAAAGATCTGCCCGGACTGGACAGAGTCATCTGCGGTAGAAAAGGACCGGTTAATGTCTGA
- a CDS encoding bifunctional (p)ppGpp synthetase/guanosine-3',5'-bis(diphosphate) 3'-pyrophosphohydrolase: MSESKLVTVDDIDREIQILRDKVSYMTTEQQDEVVRAARWSERQHVGQKRRSGEPYIIHPIRVAEILAGLYMDHHTIQAGLLHDVLEDTQITRPELREIFGPEVEKLVNGVTKINIVNAKNRNVQESETIRKMFFAMVKDIRVILIKLADKRHNMSTLQYMPEDKQKRIARECLDIYAPIAGKLGIYSLKSELEDLSLKFTSPDVYYQIKEFIDHKKEARSDFLKHIEEDIYREASKQKIQIKVQTRAKHFYSIYRKMKTKGKDLSEIYDFLGIRILCNDQVECYTLLGIVHQLWTPLAGRFKDYIAMPKENHYKSLHTSVMGYGGKPLEIQIRTYDMNKTAEYGIAAHWLYKEGKTVESGKPSDINFVNQLKNWNEQKLDSGEFMNSIKKELLEDSIYVFTPKGDSIELPKGSTAIDFAYRIHTDVGHHCMGAKADGAIIPLTKPLRSTQTISVMTSPSAHPHVNWLRYVKTYKARSKIRHWLNKNESGVFIDRNIVAHKKEAHHPPPSKEPEETKKEGEEYTHIFQNKVLDKTKVGITIDNERNLMIHLAQCCNPTTGDDIIGFVSRGRGIIVHKSNCSNLKNIKEFDERKVYVEWETVSTKFTQRFRIHSKYRNDLFSEIEGAIRKNRGHLISGSLDETERGDLLGFFTVELERMEDEKKVAKSIRSIPAVMNVQKVQSLQNRPLPE; encoded by the coding sequence ATGTCTGAAAGTAAACTGGTCACAGTCGACGATATCGACAGAGAGATTCAGATTCTCAGAGATAAAGTCTCCTATATGACGACGGAGCAGCAGGACGAAGTGGTCCGCGCCGCCCGCTGGTCGGAAAGGCAGCATGTGGGACAGAAACGCCGCAGCGGCGAACCCTATATCATCCACCCTATCCGCGTCGCCGAAATTCTCGCCGGTCTTTATATGGACCACCATACGATTCAGGCGGGCCTGCTGCACGATGTTCTGGAAGATACGCAGATCACCCGTCCCGAATTGAGAGAGATTTTCGGTCCCGAAGTGGAAAAGCTTGTCAACGGCGTTACGAAAATCAATATCGTCAATGCCAAGAACCGCAATGTTCAGGAATCGGAAACCATCAGAAAGATGTTTTTTGCCATGGTGAAGGATATCCGGGTCATCCTCATAAAGCTGGCGGACAAGCGTCACAATATGAGCACGCTCCAGTACATGCCGGAAGACAAACAGAAGCGCATAGCCAGAGAGTGTTTGGACATATACGCTCCCATCGCGGGGAAGCTCGGTATCTATTCGCTCAAGTCCGAGCTGGAGGATCTGAGCCTCAAGTTCACATCCCCCGATGTTTATTATCAGATTAAAGAGTTCATAGATCACAAAAAGGAAGCCCGTTCCGATTTTCTCAAACATATTGAAGAAGACATCTACCGGGAAGCTTCAAAACAGAAAATACAGATAAAGGTTCAAACCAGAGCCAAACATTTCTATTCCATCTACCGCAAGATGAAGACCAAGGGAAAAGATCTCAGCGAGATATACGATTTCCTCGGAATCAGGATTCTCTGCAACGATCAGGTGGAATGTTATACTCTGCTCGGTATTGTTCATCAGCTCTGGACTCCCCTTGCGGGACGTTTCAAAGATTATATTGCCATGCCCAAAGAGAATCATTACAAGAGCCTCCACACGTCCGTTATGGGTTATGGCGGCAAGCCGCTGGAAATTCAGATCCGAACTTACGATATGAACAAGACGGCCGAATACGGAATCGCCGCGCACTGGCTCTACAAAGAGGGCAAAACGGTTGAATCGGGCAAACCTTCGGATATAAATTTCGTCAATCAGCTCAAAAACTGGAACGAGCAGAAGCTGGATTCCGGAGAGTTCATGAACTCTATTAAAAAGGAGCTTCTGGAAGACTCCATTTATGTCTTTACGCCTAAGGGCGACAGCATCGAACTGCCCAAGGGATCCACGGCCATTGACTTTGCCTATCGCATCCACACCGATGTGGGACATCACTGCATGGGAGCCAAAGCGGACGGTGCCATCATCCCCCTGACCAAGCCTCTGAGAAGCACCCAGACTATATCCGTCATGACCAGCCCTTCAGCCCATCCCCACGTAAACTGGCTGCGTTATGTCAAAACCTATAAAGCCCGGTCCAAAATCCGGCACTGGCTCAATAAAAACGAATCCGGCGTCTTTATCGATAGAAATATCGTGGCCCATAAAAAGGAAGCTCATCATCCGCCGCCTTCTAAGGAACCGGAAGAGACGAAAAAAGAGGGAGAAGAGTACACCCATATTTTTCAGAACAAGGTTCTGGACAAAACCAAAGTCGGCATCACCATAGACAACGAACGAAATCTTATGATCCACCTGGCCCAGTGCTGCAACCCCACAACGGGAGATGATATTATCGGTTTCGTTTCAAGGGGCCGGGGCATCATCGTTCACAAATCGAACTGCTCGAATCTGAAAAACATCAAGGAATTCGATGAGCGGAAAGTTTATGTGGAATGGGAAACCGTCTCCACCAAATTCACCCAGCGCTTCCGGATCCATTCCAAATACCGGAACGACCTTTTCTCGGAAATTGAAGGGGCCATCAGAAAAAACCGGGGCCATCTTATTT